Proteins from a single region of Anastrepha ludens isolate Willacy chromosome 5, idAnaLude1.1, whole genome shotgun sequence:
- the LOC128865192 gene encoding uncharacterized protein LOC128865192 yields MPVVRNKWKGLRDKYRNTLTSISKPKSGSAQLADYNGSWQYFHKLSFLKDQFTARKSSSNLPAIVEDESMNSLMDEILNDDESEMQNSISKETREIEAPSFSRQPLNSSPKPGKVKRSQEGIGNALLEMEKEKLRFLQEKRANKGEDDEDLSFFKSSLPHLKNITSLHKLEYRMKVLQLIHELVNKSIPIYIECNTENTTARCDDNAQNNEYPI; encoded by the coding sequence tgCCCGTAGTTCGCAATAAATGGAAAGGACTACGTGACAAATATAGAAATACGTTGACAAGCATTTCCAAACCAAAATCTGGTTCTGCTCAATTGGCGGATTACAATGGTTCGTGGCagtattttcataaattgtcctttttaaaAGATCAGTTTACTGCCAGGAAATCCAGCAGCAACTTGCCAGCGATAGTTGAAGATGAATCTATGAATTCTTTGATggatgaaattttaaatgatgATGAAAGTGAAATGCAAAATTCTATTTCAAAAGAAACGAGAGAAATTGAAGCTCCATCATTTTCACGCCAACCTTTAAATTCTTCCCCAAAACCAGGAAAGGTCAAGCGTTCACAAGAAGGTATTGGAAATGCGTTGCTTGAAATGGAAAAGGAAAAACTTCGATTTTTGCAAGAAAAGAGAGCAAACAAAGGTGAGGATGATGAAgatctttctttttttaaaagttcattgcctcatctgaaaaatattacttCATTGCATAAACTAGAATACAGGATGAAAGTATTGCAGCTGATACATGAACTGgttaataaatcaatacctatttatattgaatgtaacactgaaaacaccacggctagatgtgatgacaatgcacaaaacaatgaatacccgatttag